Proteins from one Cicer arietinum cultivar CDC Frontier isolate Library 1 chromosome 3, Cicar.CDCFrontier_v2.0, whole genome shotgun sequence genomic window:
- the LOC101505856 gene encoding ethylene-responsive transcription factor-like protein At4g13040 isoform X5: MVSLRRRRLLGLCSGNSSFVTPLPLHCENLTGSENLSWHAKPKSEQAMLSDDASILDSVGTRLSILDSNTIVQEEPGSSSISGSSSSKEQLIQQILGPPVKRRKRHRRKNFHSQEACMRGVYFKNMKWQAAIKVDKKQIHLGTVGSQEEAARLYDRAAFMCGREPNFELPEEEKQELRKFKWDDFLAMTRQAITRKN; encoded by the exons ATGGTAAGCTTAAGAAGGCGTAGACTTTTGGGACTATGCTCAg GAAACAGTTCATTTGTAACTCCGCTTCCTCTACATTGTGAGAATCTAACTGGTTCTGAAAATTTGTCATGGCATGCTAAACCGAAGAGTGAACAGGCTATGCTGTCAGATGATGCAAGCATCCTGGACAGTGTAGGAACAAGATTAAGCATCCTGGACAGT AATACTATTGTGCAAGAAGAACCGGGCTCGTCTAGTATTTCTGGTTCAAGTTCTTCCAAAGAACAGCTTATTCAACAAATCCTTG GACCTCCTGTCAAACGTAGGAAGCGACATAGGAGAAAGAATTTTCACAGTCAAGAAGCATGCATGAGAGGTGTCtacttcaaaaatatgaaatggCAGGCTGCGATAAAAGTCGACAAGAAACAGATCCACCTAGGGACTGTTGGATCACAAGAAGAAGCTGCTCGCTTATACGACAG GGCTGCCTTCATGTGCGGGAGAGAACCTAATTTTGAGCTTCCGGAGGAAGAGAAGCAAGAACTCCGCAAATTCAAATGGGACGATTTCTTGGCAATGACTCGACAAGCAATCACACggaaaa ACTAA
- the LOC101505856 gene encoding ethylene-responsive transcription factor-like protein At4g13040 isoform X2, translating to MVSLRRRRLLGLCSGNSSFVTPLPLHCENLTGSENLSWHAKPKSEQAMLSDDASILDSVGTRLSILDSNTIVQEEPGSSSISGSSSSKEQLIQQILGPPVKRRKRHRRKNFHSQEACMRGVYFKNMKWQAAIKVDKKQIHLGTVGSQEEAARLYDRAAFMCGREPNFELPEEEKQELRKFKWDDFLAMTRQAITRKKHKRRIIPELPNSLEPHPLHKDDWESNQGVRGFYGYENAEQEET from the exons ATGGTAAGCTTAAGAAGGCGTAGACTTTTGGGACTATGCTCAg GAAACAGTTCATTTGTAACTCCGCTTCCTCTACATTGTGAGAATCTAACTGGTTCTGAAAATTTGTCATGGCATGCTAAACCGAAGAGTGAACAGGCTATGCTGTCAGATGATGCAAGCATCCTGGACAGTGTAGGAACAAGATTAAGCATCCTGGACAGT AATACTATTGTGCAAGAAGAACCGGGCTCGTCTAGTATTTCTGGTTCAAGTTCTTCCAAAGAACAGCTTATTCAACAAATCCTTG GACCTCCTGTCAAACGTAGGAAGCGACATAGGAGAAAGAATTTTCACAGTCAAGAAGCATGCATGAGAGGTGTCtacttcaaaaatatgaaatggCAGGCTGCGATAAAAGTCGACAAGAAACAGATCCACCTAGGGACTGTTGGATCACAAGAAGAAGCTGCTCGCTTATACGACAG GGCTGCCTTCATGTGCGGGAGAGAACCTAATTTTGAGCTTCCGGAGGAAGAGAAGCAAGAACTCCGCAAATTCAAATGGGACGATTTCTTGGCAATGACTCGACAAGCAATCACACggaaaa AGCACAAGAGAAGGATTATCCCAGAACTTCCGAATAGTCTCGAGCCGCATCCTTTGCACAAAGATGATTGGGAAAGCAATCAAGGAGTGAGAGGATTCTATGGTTATGAAAATGCAGAGCAGGAGGAAACATGA
- the LOC101505856 gene encoding ethylene-responsive transcription factor-like protein At4g13040 isoform X1: protein MVSLRRRRLLGLCSGNSSFVTPLPLHCENLTGSENLSWHAKPKSEQAMLSDDASILDSVGTRLSILDSNTIVQEEPGSSSISGSSSSKEQLIQQILAGPPVKRRKRHRRKNFHSQEACMRGVYFKNMKWQAAIKVDKKQIHLGTVGSQEEAARLYDRAAFMCGREPNFELPEEEKQELRKFKWDDFLAMTRQAITRKKHKRRIIPELPNSLEPHPLHKDDWESNQGVRGFYGYENAEQEET from the exons ATGGTAAGCTTAAGAAGGCGTAGACTTTTGGGACTATGCTCAg GAAACAGTTCATTTGTAACTCCGCTTCCTCTACATTGTGAGAATCTAACTGGTTCTGAAAATTTGTCATGGCATGCTAAACCGAAGAGTGAACAGGCTATGCTGTCAGATGATGCAAGCATCCTGGACAGTGTAGGAACAAGATTAAGCATCCTGGACAGT AATACTATTGTGCAAGAAGAACCGGGCTCGTCTAGTATTTCTGGTTCAAGTTCTTCCAAAGAACAGCTTATTCAACAAATCCTTG CAGGACCTCCTGTCAAACGTAGGAAGCGACATAGGAGAAAGAATTTTCACAGTCAAGAAGCATGCATGAGAGGTGTCtacttcaaaaatatgaaatggCAGGCTGCGATAAAAGTCGACAAGAAACAGATCCACCTAGGGACTGTTGGATCACAAGAAGAAGCTGCTCGCTTATACGACAG GGCTGCCTTCATGTGCGGGAGAGAACCTAATTTTGAGCTTCCGGAGGAAGAGAAGCAAGAACTCCGCAAATTCAAATGGGACGATTTCTTGGCAATGACTCGACAAGCAATCACACggaaaa AGCACAAGAGAAGGATTATCCCAGAACTTCCGAATAGTCTCGAGCCGCATCCTTTGCACAAAGATGATTGGGAAAGCAATCAAGGAGTGAGAGGATTCTATGGTTATGAAAATGCAGAGCAGGAGGAAACATGA
- the LOC101505856 gene encoding ethylene-responsive transcription factor-like protein At4g13040 isoform X4 — translation MVSLRRRRLLGLCSGNSSFVTPLPLHCENLTGSENLSWHAKPKSEQAMLSDDASILDSVGTRLSILDSNTIVQEEPGSSSISGSSSSKEQLIQQILAGPPVKRRKRHRRKNFHSQEACMRGVYFKNMKWQAAIKVDKKQIHLGTVGSQEEAARLYDRAAFMCGREPNFELPEEEKQELRKFKWDDFLAMTRQAITRKN, via the exons ATGGTAAGCTTAAGAAGGCGTAGACTTTTGGGACTATGCTCAg GAAACAGTTCATTTGTAACTCCGCTTCCTCTACATTGTGAGAATCTAACTGGTTCTGAAAATTTGTCATGGCATGCTAAACCGAAGAGTGAACAGGCTATGCTGTCAGATGATGCAAGCATCCTGGACAGTGTAGGAACAAGATTAAGCATCCTGGACAGT AATACTATTGTGCAAGAAGAACCGGGCTCGTCTAGTATTTCTGGTTCAAGTTCTTCCAAAGAACAGCTTATTCAACAAATCCTTG CAGGACCTCCTGTCAAACGTAGGAAGCGACATAGGAGAAAGAATTTTCACAGTCAAGAAGCATGCATGAGAGGTGTCtacttcaaaaatatgaaatggCAGGCTGCGATAAAAGTCGACAAGAAACAGATCCACCTAGGGACTGTTGGATCACAAGAAGAAGCTGCTCGCTTATACGACAG GGCTGCCTTCATGTGCGGGAGAGAACCTAATTTTGAGCTTCCGGAGGAAGAGAAGCAAGAACTCCGCAAATTCAAATGGGACGATTTCTTGGCAATGACTCGACAAGCAATCACACggaaaa ACTAA
- the LOC101505856 gene encoding ethylene-responsive transcription factor-like protein At4g13040 isoform X3, with protein sequence MVSLRRRRLLGLCSGNSSFVTPLPLHCENLTGSENLSWHAKPKSEQAMLSDDASILDSVGTRLSILDSNTIVQEEPGSSSISGSSSSKEQLIQQILAGPPVKRRKRHRRKNFHSQEACMRGVYFKNMKWQAAIKVDKKQIHLGTVGSQEEAARLYDRAAFMCGREPNFELPEEEKQELRKFKWDDFLAMTRQAITRKIACEKI encoded by the exons ATGGTAAGCTTAAGAAGGCGTAGACTTTTGGGACTATGCTCAg GAAACAGTTCATTTGTAACTCCGCTTCCTCTACATTGTGAGAATCTAACTGGTTCTGAAAATTTGTCATGGCATGCTAAACCGAAGAGTGAACAGGCTATGCTGTCAGATGATGCAAGCATCCTGGACAGTGTAGGAACAAGATTAAGCATCCTGGACAGT AATACTATTGTGCAAGAAGAACCGGGCTCGTCTAGTATTTCTGGTTCAAGTTCTTCCAAAGAACAGCTTATTCAACAAATCCTTG CAGGACCTCCTGTCAAACGTAGGAAGCGACATAGGAGAAAGAATTTTCACAGTCAAGAAGCATGCATGAGAGGTGTCtacttcaaaaatatgaaatggCAGGCTGCGATAAAAGTCGACAAGAAACAGATCCACCTAGGGACTGTTGGATCACAAGAAGAAGCTGCTCGCTTATACGACAG GGCTGCCTTCATGTGCGGGAGAGAACCTAATTTTGAGCTTCCGGAGGAAGAGAAGCAAGAACTCCGCAAATTCAAATGGGACGATTTCTTGGCAATGACTCGACAAGCAATCACACggaaaa TTGCGTGCGAAAAAATTTAG
- the LOC101510576 gene encoding uncharacterized protein: MVADDLGSDDVLLMVITNSDDDCPKLWYLDTCCSNHMNEYKEWFVSIDKKVKREIKFADNITMTTEDVVKVLIQKRYGKQSFICDVLYVSNMKNNLLSLGQLLEKGYSMKMENGQVKMFDSSKRLVLKAPLSKNRTFKIEIQIRENQCLTAEIRSENWL, translated from the coding sequence ATGGTAGCTGATGACTTAGGTTCAGATGATGTACTACTAATGGTTATCACTAATTCAGACGACGATTGCCCAAAATTGTGGTATCTTGACACATGTTGTTCTAATCATATGAATGAATATAAGGAGTGGTTTGTAAGCATTGATAAGAAGGTGAAAAGAGAGATCAAATTTGCAGACAATATCACAATGACAACTGAAGATGTTGTCAAGGTACTGATTCAAAAGAGATATGGCAAACAATCGTTCATTTGTGATGTGTTGTATGTGTCAAACATGAAGAACAACCTGTTGAGTCTTGGACAATTGCTGGAAAAAGGATACTCTATGAAGATGGAAAATGGGCAAGTGAAGATGTTTGATAGTTCAAAGAGGCTTGTCTTGAAGGCACCATTGTCCAAGAACAGAACCTTCAAGATTGAGATTCAAATCAGAGAGAATCAATGCTTGACTGCTGAAATAAGAAGTGAAAATTGGCTGTAG
- the LOC101505525 gene encoding FHA domain-containing protein FHA2 — MGTPTTGGGDVEAGFAKLQGEDFEYYMQTYSIILGRNSKKSTVDVDLSSLGGGMNISRHHARIFYDFARRRFALEVLGKNGCLVEGVLHLPGNPPVKLDSQDLLQIGDKEFYFLLPVRSILGGPHGSRHYANSHAAAAAVPPATAVVPHYSYGHLPVGTAGGAMVKKGRREYYEDEYEVDDDVVDVGGSSGKKINNRREGFDGYGYGGGGVGSGGKASLPGPIDKKAEGRSRVDRDADNLQLQQLEEKDVVSSVANVLSDLCGPGEWMPMEKLHAVLVDKYSSVWHHGRVRRYLTSEEWSGPESKGKPWYGLLMLLRKYPEHFVINTRSKGRVTLEFVSLVSLLS, encoded by the exons ATGGGAACACCGACCACCGGCGGTGGTGACGTGGAAGCCGGTTTCGCCAAACTCCAAGGCGAAGACTTCGAATACTACATGCAAACCTATTCCATAATCCTCGGCCGCAACTCCAAAAAATCAACCGTCGATGTCGACCTCTCAAGTCTCGGCGGCGGAATGAACATCTCGCGCCACCACGCTCGTATCTTCTACGACTTCGCTCGACGTCGTTTCGCCCTCGAAGTTCTCGGCAAAAACGGTTGTTTAGTCGAAGGTGTTCTTCATCTCCCTGGTAACCCTCCTGTTAAGCTCGATTCTCAAGACCTTCTTCAGATCGGTGATAAGgagttttattttcttcttcctgTTCGTAGTATCCTTGGTGGACCCCACGGTTCTCGGCATTACGCTAATAGCcatgctgctgctgctgctgttCCTCCTGCCACGGCTGTTGTGCCGCATTATAGTTATGGACATCTGCCTGTGGGGACGGCGGGCGGTGCGATGGTGAAGAAGGGTAGGAGGGAGTATTACGAGGATGAGTATGAGGTggatgatgatgttgttgaTGTTGGCGGTAGTAGTGGGAAGAAGATTAATAATAGGAGGGAAGGGTTTGATGGTTATGGATATGGTGGTGGTGGAGTTGGTTCCGGAGGAAAGGCTTCTCTGCCTGGACCAATTG ACAAGAAGGCAGAAGGAAGATCCAGAGTAGATCGTGACGCTGATAATCTTCAGCTTCAGCAATTGGAAGAGAAGGATGTAGTATCATCTGTAGCTAATGTCCTCTCTGACCTTTGTGGTCCTGGAGAGTGGATGCCTATGGAGAAACTTCATGCTGTG TTGGTGGATAAATATAGCAGTGTTTGGCACCACGGTAGAGTAAGGAGATATCTCACATCAGAGGAATGGTCTGGTCCTGAATCCAAAGGTAAGCCATGGTATGGTTTACTTATGCTACTAAGGAAATACCCTGAGCATTTTGTCATCAACACAAGGTCCAAGGGCCGTGTCACCCTGGAGTTCGTTTCTCTTGTTTCTCTTCTCTCGTGA
- the LOC101505203 gene encoding probable inactive dual specificity protein phosphatase-like At4g18593, whose amino-acid sequence MAETSISEPETATEPQLIYRCKKCRRIVASKENIVSHERGKGESSFKWNKRSSESWGMEKQPADCTSIFVEPMKWMQAVQEGQVEEKILCMGCNARLGYFNWSGMQCSCGAWINPAFQLHKSKLDECCT is encoded by the exons ATGGCTGAAACTAGTATCTCTGAGCCAGAAACCGCAACCGAACCTCAACTTATATACCGGTGTAAGAAATGCAGAAGAATTGTCGCTTCAAAGGAGAATATAGTTTCCCATGAGCGTGGAAAAGGAGAATCAAGCTTCAAATGGAATAAGAGAAGCAGCGAATCCTGGGGAATGGAAAAACAACCAGCTGATTGCACCTCGATATTTGTTGAGCCCATGAAATGGATGCAAGCAG TGCAAGAAGGTCAAGTGGAGGAGAAAATTCTGTGTATGGGCTGTAATGCTCGTTTGGGTTACTTCAACTGGTCTGGCATGCAGTGCAGCTGTGGAGCCTGGATTAACCCTGCTTTTCAGCTCCATAAAAGCAAGTTAGATGAGTGTTGTACGTAA